The genomic stretch TCTACTCGTTTGGCGATGACCCCAAGGAGGAGGTGATGACGTTGGAGCGCATTCTGCTGCAGACCATTAAGTTCGATCTGCAGGTCGAACATCCGTACACTTTCCTTCTAAAATACGCTAAGTGCTTTAAGGGCGACCAGCAGAAGCTTCAAAAAATGGTTCAAATGGCGTGGAACTTCGTCAACGACTCTCTTAGCACAGTGGTCTGTCTTCAGTGGGAACCGGAAATCATCGCTGTTGCCCTAATCCACTTGGCCAGCAAGTTGAGCAAGTTCACTGTGCAGGACTGGGAGGGCCGCCAGCCGCAGCACCAGCGATGGTGGGACATGTTTGTGTCGGACGTTACGATGGAGATCCTCGAGGACATATGTCACCAGGTCCTGGATCTATACCAGTCCACCCAAAAAGAAGCGCACCACCCGACCAGTCCGCCACAAAATCCGCCCAGCCGAGCAGACAGCCCAACACCGGCCAAGCCCACAAATTCGACAATCATTACGACATCAGTCGTTCAACAACAGCCGCCGCCTCAGCCATTATGTGGCAACGGTAGTTTGCTAGAAGTTAACAATATCCAGTGCATTAAGACGCTGACGAGTGGAGCGCCCGTCATGGCTTCCGGCGACGCTCAGTCGCTTCCACAGGGCCCGCTGCCTTCTGGCCATTCCCAAGGCTACCACCTCTatcatgctcctccaccgcCGCCCCCACCTGTCGTGCCCATGGCTCCCTACTCCTGCCCCGCGTGGGGCGTGCAGCAGGCACTACCCCCACCACCAATGCCGCCCAGCCTACCGCCTGGGTCTAGTAGTTACTACAACGCTGGTGGACGGCAACCACATCAGCGGTACCAATAATTTTCTATTGGACGAATCataaaaaacataataaatcgtaattttttaaaacaagagTAATGGTTAAGTCTATAACAACACTTGGTTTAAAAGTGCAACAGAATTTTAGAAAAGAGGACTGTATATTGGGACTGTCTTCAATATGTTGcagaaacattttttttaaaagtcatgCTCCAAATTAGTTTTCCCGTTGAAGGATTTTGCAAAGAATTTTGCTGCAACTATCGCGGATGGCACTGTTTAGTGACTTCTAGCAGATGAAAACGATGgtccgcgatatcgcattcggatcgcagAAGTGACTGCCGTCGGGGAAAAAATGAATCACTTTGGCGACACTCCTTAAAGTAACTTCTGCGTTATTTCTGGAAGTCACTCAAtccagaagtgtctcagaagttacttcttcccGATCCggatttattttgtttttgtaaaatgtgttctacCGTCTAGAAATGACTTCGCGATAGCTGTAAAATGCAGGGACCGTAATCATTATAAGTTATacaaacaattaattaattttgttattaataattaatGTTATTTATAAGATTTGCGGAAAgtcttaagcctagtactcacgtcgacgaaaaccgcgagctaaccataggagtgagcgagaggcaaacaggcggctaa from Drosophila subpulchrella strain 33 F10 #4 breed RU33 unplaced genomic scaffold, RU_Dsub_v1.1 Primary Assembly Seq420, whole genome shotgun sequence encodes the following:
- the LOC119562324 gene encoding cyclin-K-like, yielding MPCWYYDKKELREAPSILDGISFDTERRYRKEGARFIMECGTKMGLGHNTMATGVVYYHRFYMFHSFRSFPRYVTACCCLFFAGKVEETPKKCRDIIKTARGILNDNYFYSFGDDPKEEVMTLERILLQTIKFDLQVEHPYTFLLKYAKCFKGDQQKLQKMVQMAWNFVNDSLSTVVCLQWEPEIIAVALIHLASKLSKFTVQDWEGRQPQHQRWWDMFVSDVTMEILEDICHQVLDLYQSTQKEAHHPTSPPQNPPSRADSPTPAKPTNSTIITTSVVQQQPPPQPLCGNGSLLEVNNIQCIKTLTSGAPVMASGDAQSLPQGPLPSGHSQGYHLYHAPPPPPPPVVPMAPYSCPAWGVQQALPPPPMPPSLPPGSSSYYNAGGRQPHQRYQ